In one window of Littorina saxatilis isolate snail1 linkage group LG11, US_GU_Lsax_2.0, whole genome shotgun sequence DNA:
- the LOC138980182 gene encoding uncharacterized protein yields MTQLAMFALCLTAVVADEYNKDSTYFDQQPQNHPRSWRLNGNHEGQGRGQGRGWSGGCSGYGFPGFRWLNGYPWGGFGGFAHEGFRRFPIVGFTGFPFEGYSGFTCGVAGGFPISGSGSFPMGGNGQFPISGSGVFPISGSGGFPSGEGAGGFPITGGSGEFPISGSGVFEFDVVSTTDSSADV; encoded by the exons ATGACACAGCTGGCGATGTTTGCGTTGTGTTTGACGGCTGTTGTAGCTGATGAGTATAATAAGGATTCTACATACTTTGATCAGCAACCGCAAAACCATCCCCGCAGT TGGAGACTGAACGGAAACCATGAGGGTCAAGGTCGAGGTCAAGGTCGTGGCTGGAGTGGTGGATGTAGTGGATAT GGTTTTCCTGGCTTCAGATGGTTGAATGGATATCCCTGGGGAGGATTTGGCGGGTTTGCACACGAAGGTTTCAGGAGATTCCCAATTGTAGGTTTCACTGGATTCCCTTTTGAAGGATACAGTGGTTTCACTTGTGGTGTGGCAGGAGGTTTTCCAATCAGTGGTTCTGGTAGTTTTCCAATGGGTGGCAATGGTCAATTCCCCATTAGTGGTTCTGGGGTATTCCCAATTAGTGGTTCTGGAGGTTTCCCTTCTGGTGAAGGAGCGGGCGGATTTCCCATCACTGGCGGGTCCGGAGAGTTTCCCATCAGTGGTTCTggtgtgtttgagtttgatgtTGTTTCAACTACTGACTCAAGTGCGGATGTGTGA